From a single Kitasatospora azatica KCTC 9699 genomic region:
- a CDS encoding zinc-dependent alcohol dehydrogenase family protein, producing the protein MATMDSRSEVQRTSCWVVERPGPIGSTPLRRVERSVPEPGAGELLIEVTACGVCRTDLHLAEGDLPPRMPRCTPGHEIVGRVRYAGHGAAEDFRPGDRVGAAWLAGTCGECRFCRSGRENLCPDSRYTGWDRHGGYAGHAVVDARYAYPLPEGPPDEELAPLLCAGIIGYRALERAQLPTGGRLGLYGFGASAHLTAQLALARGATVHVLTRSEQARRLALELGAASAGGAQDRPPEPLDAAILFAPVGDLVPVALAALSPGGTLAVAGIHLTEVPPLDYQRHLFQERTLRSVTANTRADGRAYLAEAARHRPAVHVQRYRLDQADTALADLAADRITGVAVLLNH; encoded by the coding sequence ATGGCCACGATGGACTCGCGGTCCGAGGTGCAGCGCACGTCCTGCTGGGTGGTGGAGCGGCCCGGTCCGATCGGCTCGACCCCGCTGCGGCGGGTGGAGCGGTCGGTGCCGGAGCCCGGGGCGGGCGAGCTGCTGATCGAGGTGACCGCCTGCGGCGTCTGCCGCACCGACCTGCACCTGGCCGAGGGCGACCTGCCGCCCCGGATGCCGCGCTGCACGCCGGGGCACGAGATCGTCGGACGGGTCCGGTACGCGGGTCACGGCGCCGCCGAGGACTTCCGTCCGGGCGACCGGGTCGGCGCCGCCTGGCTGGCCGGCACCTGCGGTGAGTGCCGGTTCTGCCGCAGCGGCCGGGAGAACCTCTGCCCGGACTCCCGCTACACCGGCTGGGACCGGCACGGCGGCTACGCCGGCCATGCGGTGGTCGACGCGCGCTACGCCTATCCGCTGCCCGAGGGCCCGCCCGACGAGGAGCTCGCACCGCTGCTGTGCGCGGGGATCATCGGCTACCGCGCCCTGGAGCGCGCCCAGTTGCCGACCGGTGGGCGCCTGGGCCTCTACGGGTTCGGCGCCTCGGCACACCTCACCGCCCAACTCGCCCTCGCGCGCGGCGCCACCGTGCATGTCCTGACCCGGTCGGAGCAGGCCCGCCGACTGGCTCTGGAGCTCGGTGCGGCCTCGGCGGGCGGCGCGCAGGACAGGCCGCCCGAACCGCTCGACGCCGCGATCCTGTTCGCTCCGGTCGGCGATCTGGTCCCCGTCGCCCTGGCGGCCCTCAGCCCCGGCGGCACGCTCGCGGTGGCCGGAATCCACCTCACCGAGGTCCCGCCGCTCGACTACCAGCGGCACCTGTTCCAGGAGCGCACGCTGCGCAGCGTCACCGCCAACACCCGCGCGGACGGCCGCGCCTACCTCGCCGAGGCCGCCCGTCACCGGCCCGCGGTCCATGTCCAGCGGTACCGGCTGGACCAGGCCGACACCGCCCTGGCCGATCTCGCGGCCGACCGGATCACGGGTGTCGCCGTGCTGCTGAACCACTGA
- a CDS encoding leucine-rich repeat domain-containing protein, with protein sequence MNLWRKQLGAVPEEIWARTDLEVLILAENGLSELPPAIGGLRRLRTLDLGHNALTSVPAELGELAGLTDFLYLHDNALTRLPGELGRLTELRHLNVGDNRLTELPVEIGEMTSLIELRAQHNRLTVVPPSIGRLHRLRELWLRGNALSDLPESVGALGELRELELRENAFTTIPEPLAGLPLLRRLDLRANRLTALPDWLTELPALEKLDVRWNEVTPSRALLRALADRGCVVLH encoded by the coding sequence ATGAACCTGTGGCGGAAGCAGCTCGGTGCAGTGCCCGAGGAGATCTGGGCCCGCACCGATCTCGAGGTACTGATCCTGGCCGAGAACGGGCTCAGCGAGCTCCCGCCCGCCATCGGCGGCCTGCGCCGGCTGCGCACCCTGGACCTCGGCCACAACGCCCTGACCTCGGTACCGGCGGAACTCGGCGAACTCGCCGGGCTGACCGACTTCCTCTATCTGCACGACAACGCGCTCACCCGCCTCCCCGGCGAGCTCGGGCGCTTGACGGAGCTGCGCCACCTCAACGTGGGCGACAACCGCCTCACCGAACTCCCGGTCGAGATCGGCGAGATGACCAGCCTGATCGAACTGCGGGCCCAACACAACCGCCTCACCGTCGTTCCGCCGTCGATCGGCCGACTGCACCGGCTCCGAGAGCTCTGGCTGCGCGGCAACGCCCTCTCCGATCTGCCCGAATCCGTGGGCGCCCTCGGTGAGTTGCGCGAGCTCGAACTGCGCGAGAACGCCTTCACCACGATCCCCGAACCGCTCGCCGGACTGCCCCTGCTGCGCCGGCTCGACCTGCGCGCCAACCGACTGACCGCGCTCCCCGACTGGCTCACCGAACTGCCCGCCCTGGAGAAGCTGGACGTGCGCTGGAACGAGGTCACCCCCTCCCGCGCCCTGCTCCGGGCGCTCGCCGACCGTGGCTGCGTCGTCCTGCACTGA
- a CDS encoding VOC family protein, producing the protein MTDPLTTCLWFDGRAEEAANHYLAIFPNSKLGRIGRYTEAGPGPAGSVMVVEFELNGQRFVGLNGGPQFTFSEAISFQIPCADQAEVDHYWDRLGEGGEEGPCGWLKDKFGVSWQVFPAELIDMVSDPDPVKAARTTKAMFAMSRLDLAALRRAYAGE; encoded by the coding sequence ATGACCGACCCGCTCACCACCTGTCTCTGGTTCGACGGCCGGGCCGAGGAGGCTGCCAACCACTATCTCGCGATCTTCCCGAACTCCAAGCTCGGCCGGATCGGCCGCTACACCGAGGCCGGGCCGGGGCCGGCGGGTTCGGTGATGGTGGTCGAGTTCGAGTTGAACGGCCAGCGATTCGTGGGGCTCAACGGCGGGCCGCAGTTCACCTTCTCGGAGGCGATCTCGTTCCAGATCCCGTGCGCCGACCAGGCCGAGGTCGACCACTACTGGGACCGGCTGGGCGAGGGCGGCGAGGAGGGGCCGTGCGGCTGGCTCAAGGACAAGTTCGGCGTCTCCTGGCAGGTCTTCCCCGCGGAGCTGATCGACATGGTCAGCGATCCGGACCCGGTGAAGGCCGCCCGGACCACCAAGGCGATGTTCGCCATGAGCCGGCTGGACCTGGCCGCCCTGCGGCGGGCGTACGCGGGCGAGTAG
- a CDS encoding LysE family translocator: MAAGGRRQGALTNLLNPKMGVFYVAVLPQFIPPGAPHFTMGLLLTSVHIALGLAWSAVLIVFAGALRGWLQRPRARRLLDRITGTVIAAFGIRLALGD, translated from the coding sequence CTGGCGGCTGGCGGCAGGCGGCAGGGCGCGCTCACCAATCTGCTCAACCCGAAGATGGGTGTGTTCTACGTGGCCGTGCTGCCGCAGTTCATCCCGCCGGGCGCACCGCACTTCACCATGGGCCTGCTGCTCACCTCGGTGCACATCGCGCTGGGCCTGGCCTGGTCCGCCGTGCTGATCGTCTTCGCCGGCGCGTTGCGCGGCTGGCTGCAGCGCCCGAGGGCGCGTCGCCTGCTGGACCGGATCACCGGCACGGTCATCGCAGCCTTCGGCATCCGCCTGGCCCTCGGCGACTGA
- a CDS encoding serine protein kinase RIO, giving the protein MRERFSNAESFSRIRSKGSNRRKFDDDAYDVAFADRFSPDQYSADRYSGDPLFEDQDVEPGPAASVDGPPEGDRWSTWDQSTPSEKGPEPRPDWVVTELAAVDSELGIVKTGKEGDVFLIERAVPGTDRRTLMAAKRYRDGQHRMFHRDSGYLEGRAHKESRVSRAMAKRTEFGKQAIAGQWAAAEFAALSRLWQAGVAVPYPVQILGTEILMEFIGDPSGQAAPRLAQVRPEDADLEDLWDQLGWSLSLLARDGYAHGDLSAYNILVHQGRLVIIDVPQIVDVIANPRGRSFLERDVRNVGAWFRARGLAEERIEELARSLAFEARLD; this is encoded by the coding sequence GTGCGCGAGCGCTTTTCCAACGCCGAGTCCTTCAGCCGCATCCGTTCCAAGGGCTCCAACCGCCGCAAGTTCGACGACGACGCGTACGACGTCGCCTTCGCCGACCGGTTCTCCCCTGACCAGTACTCCGCCGACCGGTACTCCGGCGACCCGTTGTTCGAGGACCAGGACGTCGAGCCGGGGCCGGCCGCGTCCGTCGACGGCCCGCCGGAGGGCGACCGCTGGTCCACCTGGGACCAGTCGACGCCCAGTGAGAAGGGCCCCGAGCCGCGGCCCGACTGGGTGGTCACCGAGCTGGCCGCCGTCGACAGCGAGCTCGGCATCGTCAAGACCGGCAAGGAGGGCGACGTCTTCCTGATCGAGCGCGCCGTGCCCGGCACCGACCGCCGCACCCTGATGGCCGCCAAGCGCTACCGCGACGGCCAACACCGGATGTTCCACCGCGACTCCGGTTACCTGGAAGGCCGCGCGCACAAGGAGTCCCGGGTCAGCCGGGCGATGGCCAAGCGCACCGAGTTCGGCAAGCAGGCCATCGCCGGCCAGTGGGCCGCCGCCGAGTTCGCCGCGCTCTCCCGGCTCTGGCAGGCGGGCGTGGCGGTGCCCTACCCGGTGCAGATCCTGGGCACCGAGATCCTGATGGAGTTCATCGGCGACCCCTCCGGTCAGGCCGCGCCCCGACTCGCCCAGGTCCGCCCCGAGGACGCCGACCTGGAGGACCTGTGGGACCAACTCGGCTGGAGCCTGTCGCTGCTGGCCCGCGACGGCTATGCGCACGGTGACCTGTCGGCGTACAACATCCTGGTCCACCAGGGCCGATTGGTGATCATCGACGTCCCGCAGATCGTCGACGTCATCGCCAATCCGCGCGGCCGCTCCTTCCTGGAGCGCGATGTGCGCAACGTCGGTGCCTGGTTCCGCGCCCGCGGCCTGGCCGAGGAGCGGATCGAGGAACTCGCGCGCTCGCTGGCGTTCGAGGCCCGGCTCGACTGA
- a CDS encoding type 1 glutamine amidotransferase domain-containing protein, which yields MAKILFVMTGADFWTLNDGTKHPTGFWAEEAVAPYRTFKAAGHEVTVATPGGVVPPLDRASLAPEYNGGQQGADEIAAALASIEELQQPVKLEDVQLAEYDAVFYPGGHGPMEDLAVNADSGRLLTLALTSGKPLGVVCHAPAALLAAKNADGSSPFAGYRLTAFTNAEEIQGGLAAKAEWLLQDRLVELGVDFQEGAPWAPNVVVDRNLVTGQNPASSGPLAVELLKLLG from the coding sequence ATGGCCAAGATCCTTTTCGTGATGACCGGCGCCGACTTCTGGACGCTGAACGACGGCACCAAGCACCCCACCGGCTTCTGGGCCGAGGAGGCCGTAGCGCCGTACCGGACCTTCAAGGCCGCCGGCCATGAGGTCACCGTTGCCACCCCCGGTGGGGTGGTGCCGCCGCTGGACCGGGCGAGCCTGGCACCCGAGTACAACGGCGGGCAGCAGGGCGCCGACGAGATCGCCGCGGCCCTCGCCTCGATCGAGGAGTTGCAGCAGCCGGTCAAGCTCGAGGACGTCCAGCTGGCGGAGTACGACGCGGTCTTCTACCCGGGTGGCCACGGCCCGATGGAGGACCTCGCGGTCAACGCCGACTCCGGGCGCCTGCTCACCCTGGCGCTGACCAGTGGCAAGCCGCTCGGCGTCGTCTGCCACGCGCCGGCCGCGCTGCTCGCCGCCAAGAACGCCGACGGCAGCTCGCCGTTCGCCGGCTACCGGCTGACCGCCTTCACCAATGCCGAGGAGATCCAGGGCGGCCTGGCGGCCAAGGCCGAGTGGCTGCTCCAGGACCGGCTGGTGGAGCTCGGCGTGGACTTCCAGGAGGGCGCGCCGTGGGCCCCCAACGTGGTGGTCGACCGCAACCTGGTCACCGGCCAGAACCCCGCCTCCTCGGGACCGCTGGCCGTCGAGCTGCTCAAGCTGCTGGGCTGA
- a CDS encoding AfsR/SARP family transcriptional regulator: MEFSLLGPLEVSIGEERVELGSGKPRFLLAALLCLPNSTLSTQRLTEALWWGNPPRTAAKNLQVNIHYLRKALQRPGERPRVLSRPGGYLLALDPQEIDLGRFEALAGEAAAAARRGELERADALFQRALALWRGRPFDGMERSPLVQQESIRLAERHLVVAESAIDVRLGLGQYDEALAALDQLVAAHPFRERLRAQQMIALYRTGRQVEALLVFDAVRRLLVEELGLQPGVVLQRLQQAVIEGRREVDVPGLNCAPRPVQLLGSASQLPPGAADFVGRRAVVAELRELLAPEPSAPSEWTLLVVSGPGGAGKSTLVNSVAREVCDGYSGGLLYIDLRAPDGTPCHPTDALAELLRATGLPSEAVPELLADRIRLYRERLHGRRILILLDNASTEAQVRPLLPTTGSCATVVTSCSRLSGLTGGQLLEIGELDPAEAVDLLARIAGACRVGAEPAAADRIVRACGLLPLAVRIAGARLVSRPHWPLARLAELLESPLCLDELSVGDLDLRAYLSRCLAGAEPSDLRLTAGLGTLAAAGFTLQEAADLLGLGAARVDDLLDRLCDLRLVRRDQPHRDALPHYRIPPVVRQFALRQAAGI; this comes from the coding sequence ATGGAGTTCAGTCTGCTGGGTCCGCTCGAGGTGAGCATCGGGGAGGAGCGGGTCGAACTCGGTTCGGGGAAACCGAGGTTCCTGCTCGCCGCGCTGCTCTGTCTGCCGAACAGCACGTTGTCGACCCAGCGCCTCACCGAGGCGCTCTGGTGGGGGAATCCGCCGCGTACGGCGGCAAAGAACCTTCAGGTGAACATCCACTACCTGCGCAAGGCGCTGCAGCGGCCGGGTGAGCGGCCCAGAGTGCTCAGCAGACCGGGCGGTTACCTGCTCGCCCTCGACCCGCAGGAGATCGACCTCGGCCGCTTCGAGGCGCTGGCCGGCGAGGCGGCAGCCGCCGCCCGGCGCGGCGAACTCGAACGCGCCGACGCCCTGTTCCAACGGGCACTGGCCCTGTGGCGTGGCCGGCCGTTCGACGGGATGGAACGCTCACCGCTGGTCCAGCAGGAGAGCATCCGGCTGGCCGAACGGCACCTGGTGGTCGCCGAGTCGGCGATCGACGTGCGGCTAGGCCTGGGCCAGTACGACGAGGCGCTGGCCGCCCTGGACCAGTTGGTCGCCGCCCACCCGTTCCGCGAGCGGTTGCGCGCCCAGCAGATGATCGCGCTCTACCGCACCGGCCGCCAGGTCGAAGCGCTGCTGGTCTTCGACGCGGTGCGCAGGCTGCTGGTAGAGGAGTTGGGCCTGCAGCCCGGGGTGGTCCTGCAGCGCCTGCAGCAGGCCGTCATCGAGGGCCGCCGCGAGGTCGACGTCCCCGGACTGAACTGCGCGCCCAGGCCGGTGCAACTGCTCGGCAGTGCCAGCCAGTTACCACCCGGAGCGGCCGACTTCGTGGGCCGGCGGGCCGTCGTGGCCGAACTGCGCGAGCTGCTGGCCCCCGAGCCGTCGGCGCCCAGCGAGTGGACCCTGCTGGTGGTCTCCGGCCCGGGTGGCGCGGGCAAGTCCACCCTGGTGAACAGCGTGGCGCGGGAGGTCTGCGACGGCTACTCCGGCGGCCTGCTCTACATCGACCTGCGGGCCCCCGACGGGACACCGTGCCATCCGACCGACGCGCTCGCCGAGTTGCTGCGCGCCACCGGTCTGCCCAGCGAGGCGGTGCCCGAGCTGCTGGCCGACCGGATCCGGCTCTACCGCGAGCGGCTGCACGGCCGCCGGATCCTGATCCTGCTCGACAACGCATCGACCGAGGCGCAGGTCCGGCCGCTGCTGCCGACCACGGGCTCCTGCGCCACGGTGGTCACCAGCTGTTCGCGGCTGTCCGGACTGACCGGCGGGCAACTCCTCGAGATCGGCGAGCTCGACCCGGCGGAGGCCGTGGACCTGCTCGCGCGGATCGCGGGGGCCTGCCGGGTGGGCGCGGAGCCGGCCGCCGCCGACCGGATCGTCCGGGCCTGCGGGCTGCTGCCGCTGGCCGTGCGGATCGCCGGGGCCCGGCTGGTGTCCCGGCCGCACTGGCCGCTGGCCCGGCTCGCCGAGCTGCTGGAGAGCCCGCTCTGCCTGGACGAACTCTCGGTCGGCGACCTCGACCTGCGGGCCTACCTGTCGCGGTGCCTGGCCGGGGCCGAGCCGAGCGACCTGCGGCTGACCGCAGGGCTCGGCACCCTGGCCGCGGCCGGCTTCACCCTGCAGGAGGCCGCCGACCTGCTCGGCCTCGGCGCGGCCCGGGTGGACGACCTGCTGGACCGGCTCTGCGACCTGCGCCTGGTCCGCCGCGACCAGCCGCACCGCGACGCCCTGCCGCACTACCGGATCCCACCGGTGGTCCGGCAGTTCGCGCTTCGGCAGGCGGCGGGAATCTGA
- a CDS encoding GAF domain-containing protein: MNRQDALATALAVTESEAGDRELLQSVVEAARGVFGARASSIIGHDPAADELVFEAVSGEGEEFLVGERFSATRGIAGWVLVSGEPVIVDDLAEHGVFDRAIAESTRYVPRALMAAPLLDGDRVIGVLEVLDRDPAQRSSLRDLDWLGLFAQQAATAFALVQRARGARKLLRGEGPAELADVADLARAFTALPTDRRAAGRRLLQALAETLATGPVDGL; this comes from the coding sequence TTGAACCGTCAGGACGCCCTCGCCACCGCCCTCGCCGTCACCGAGTCCGAGGCCGGCGACCGGGAGTTGCTGCAGTCGGTCGTGGAGGCCGCACGCGGCGTCTTCGGGGCCCGGGCCAGCTCGATCATCGGGCACGATCCGGCAGCGGACGAGCTGGTCTTCGAGGCCGTCTCCGGCGAGGGGGAGGAGTTCCTGGTCGGCGAGCGCTTCTCGGCGACCCGGGGCATCGCCGGCTGGGTGCTGGTTTCCGGGGAACCGGTCATCGTGGACGACCTGGCCGAGCACGGCGTCTTCGACCGCGCCATCGCCGAGTCCACCCGCTACGTCCCCCGTGCGCTGATGGCCGCCCCGCTGCTGGACGGCGACCGGGTGATCGGCGTACTCGAAGTCCTCGACCGGGACCCGGCACAGCGCTCCAGTCTGCGCGACCTCGACTGGCTGGGCCTGTTCGCCCAGCAGGCGGCCACCGCCTTTGCGCTGGTCCAACGAGCCCGGGGCGCACGGAAGTTGCTGCGTGGTGAGGGCCCCGCCGAACTCGCCGACGTGGCCGACCTGGCCCGGGCGTTCACCGCGCTGCCGACCGACCGGCGGGCGGCCGGCCGCCGGCTGCTGCAGGCTTTGGCCGAAACACTGGCCACAGGCCCCGTTGACGGTTTGTGA
- a CDS encoding S8 family peptidase has product MTVPHWKRPGGEPLSWRLTDLTGVQLSLQNAWPGPHPEPEASRSTGRGVRVCVLDSGVAPDHPAVGPLAGAHTVTAAPDGQLRVEPDPVGDTCGHGTACAGIIRSLAPDCDLVSLRVLGSGFSGTGDALLAGLRWAVEQRFDVINMSLSTAKRDFVLRLHELADSAYFSGTVLVASAHNLRIESFPWRFSSVISVGSHDLPDPEHVIYNPVPPVEFFARGVDVPVAWLDGGTRQCTGNSFATPHVAGLCARLIGSHPGLTPFQVKSLLHLTAANVRSTR; this is encoded by the coding sequence ATGACCGTGCCGCACTGGAAGCGCCCGGGCGGCGAACCGCTCAGCTGGCGGCTGACCGACCTGACGGGCGTGCAGCTCTCGCTGCAGAACGCCTGGCCGGGCCCGCACCCAGAGCCCGAGGCAAGTCGGAGCACCGGTCGGGGAGTTCGGGTCTGCGTCCTGGACAGCGGAGTGGCCCCGGACCACCCCGCGGTCGGCCCGCTGGCCGGCGCCCACACGGTGACCGCCGCGCCCGACGGACAGCTGCGGGTCGAACCGGACCCGGTCGGCGACACCTGCGGCCACGGCACCGCCTGCGCGGGCATCATCCGCTCGCTGGCGCCCGACTGCGACCTGGTCAGCCTGCGAGTGCTCGGCTCGGGCTTCTCCGGCACCGGCGACGCCCTGCTGGCCGGGCTGCGCTGGGCGGTCGAGCAGCGCTTCGACGTGATCAACATGAGCCTGTCCACCGCCAAACGCGACTTCGTCCTGCGGCTGCACGAACTCGCCGACTCCGCGTACTTCTCCGGCACCGTGCTGGTCGCCTCCGCGCACAACCTGCGGATCGAGAGCTTCCCGTGGCGCTTCTCCTCGGTGATCTCGGTCGGCAGCCACGACCTGCCCGACCCCGAGCACGTGATCTACAACCCGGTGCCGCCGGTCGAGTTCTTCGCCCGCGGCGTCGACGTCCCGGTGGCCTGGCTGGACGGCGGCACCCGCCAGTGCACCGGCAACAGCTTCGCCACCCCGCACGTCGCCGGGCTCTGCGCCCGACTCATCGGCAGCCACCCGGGGCTGACGCCCTTCCAGGTCAAGAGCCTGCTCCATCTCACCGCGGCGAACGTCAGGAGTACCCGTTGA